The following are encoded in a window of Chloroflexota bacterium genomic DNA:
- the rsmA gene encoding ribosomal RNA small subunit methyltransferase A yields MSIKAFLQELELQPHKRLGQNFLVDRRVLRRILAAAEVGPHDTVLEIGAGLGTLTEALAERARRVVAVEIDEELVTILQERLASLANIEIIPADILTVDIAYLVQGAHTEDIPSYKVVANIPYYITSAVMRHLLEADKKPQLIVLMLQKEVAQRITAQPGQMSLLAVSVQFYGQPRLIAHVPAKAFYPIPKVDSAIVRIDPHEQQLLATNEIGPFFDVVRAGFAQRRKQLRNALAHGLDLSVERVAQAMEEAGIEEQRRAQTLSVNEWISLYRALSCKAG; encoded by the coding sequence ATGAGCATCAAGGCGTTTTTGCAGGAACTTGAGCTTCAACCGCACAAAAGGCTAGGACAGAACTTTCTTGTCGATCGGCGTGTCTTGAGGCGAATACTCGCGGCTGCCGAAGTGGGGCCACACGATACCGTGCTCGAGATTGGAGCTGGGTTAGGAACTCTGACTGAAGCTTTGGCTGAGCGGGCACGTCGCGTAGTAGCCGTTGAGATTGATGAAGAACTTGTGACCATCTTGCAGGAGCGACTGGCATCGCTTGCCAACATCGAAATTATCCCAGCCGATATCCTGACTGTGGACATCGCCTACCTTGTACAAGGAGCGCATACGGAGGACATTCCCAGCTACAAAGTAGTGGCCAACATCCCTTATTACATCACTTCGGCCGTGATGCGGCATTTACTGGAAGCAGACAAAAAACCCCAACTGATTGTGCTGATGTTGCAAAAAGAAGTAGCGCAGCGCATTACGGCCCAGCCGGGGCAAATGAGCCTTCTTGCCGTCAGTGTGCAGTTCTACGGGCAACCTCGGCTCATTGCGCATGTGCCTGCTAAGGCGTTCTACCCAATTCCCAAGGTAGATTCGGCCATTGTCCGCATTGATCCACACGAGCAGCAACTTCTTGCAACGAACGAGATTGGGCCCTTTTTCGATGTAGTGCGTGCTGGCTTTGCTCAGCGGCGCAAACAGCTCCGCAATGCGCTTGCTCATGGTCTGGACTTATCGGTGGAACGCGTTGCTCAAGCCATGGAAGAAGCAGGCATCGAGGAGCAACGTCGGGCACAGACACTAAGTGTCAATGAGTGGATATCGTTATACCGTGCGCTTAGCTGCAAGGCGGGTTGA